The sequence below is a genomic window from Flavobacterium sediminilitoris.
ATCGTTTGTTTCCTGTCTGGGCCAACCGATATAACTTTAATTGGTACTTCAACTTCTTTTTCAATGAATTCTATATAATTTTTCAATTCTATTGGCAATTCATCATAGTTTGTCATTCCTGTTAAATCAGCTTTCCATCCTTTCATTTCTGTAAAAATAGGAGTGATGTTTTCTGGTTCAATGTTATATGGAAGATGATTTATTTCTTTTCCTTTATATTTATAAGCTGTACAAACTTTTAAGGTTTCAAATCCAGAAAGTACATCGCCTTTCATCATGTATAATTGAGTAACACCATTAACTTGAACAGCATATTTTAATGCTACTAAATCTAACCAACCACAACGACGGGCACGACCAGTAACAGAACCAAATTCGTTTCCTACTTTTGCCATTGTATCTCCATCATTGTCAAATAACTCTGTAGGGAATGGTCCGCTACCTACTCTTGTAGTGTAAGCTTTAAAAATTCCATAAACATCTTTTACTTTGTTTGGGGCAATTCCTAGCCCTGTACAAGCACCAGCAGCAGTTGTATTTGAAGATGTAACAAATGGATAAGTTCCAAAATCAACATCTAATAATGAGCCTTGAGCACCTTCTGCAAGAATTGATTTTCCGCTTTTTAATGCGTTATTTAGATATTCTTCGCTATCTATAAAAGTTAGTTTCTTTAAATCTTCAATAGACTTAAAGAATTCTTCTTCCATTTCTTTTAAATCATATTGTAAATCTACATTATAAAAAGAAATCATAGCTTCATGTTTGTCGGCTAGAGTTCTATATCTAAGTTTAAAATCTTCTAGTTCAATATCACCAACTCTTAATCCATTTCTACCAGTTTTGTCCATATAAGTTGGACCAATACCTTTTAGTGTAGAACCAATTTTAGCTTTTCCTTTTGAAGCTTCAGAAGCAGCATCAAGTAAACGGTGCGTTGGTAAAATTAAATGAGCTTTTCTAGAAATAAGCAATTTAGATGTAACATCCATTTTGAATTTTTCTAGTCCTTCTAACTCTTTTTGAAAAACAACTGGGTCAATTACGACTCCATTACCAATAATATTGATTGCATTTTTATGAAATATTCCTGAAGGAATTGTTCTAAGGACATGCTTAATTCCGTCAAATTCTAAAGTATGTCCAGCATTTGGACCTCCTTGAAAACGAGCAATAATATCATAAT
It includes:
- a CDS encoding adenylosuccinate synthase — protein: MTVDLLLGLQWGDEGKGKIVDVLTSNYDIIARFQGGPNAGHTLEFDGIKHVLRTIPSGIFHKNAINIIGNGVVIDPVVFQKELEGLEKFKMDVTSKLLISRKAHLILPTHRLLDAASEASKGKAKIGSTLKGIGPTYMDKTGRNGLRVGDIELEDFKLRYRTLADKHEAMISFYNVDLQYDLKEMEEEFFKSIEDLKKLTFIDSEEYLNNALKSGKSILAEGAQGSLLDVDFGTYPFVTSSNTTAAGACTGLGIAPNKVKDVYGIFKAYTTRVGSGPFPTELFDNDGDTMAKVGNEFGSVTGRARRCGWLDLVALKYAVQVNGVTQLYMMKGDVLSGFETLKVCTAYKYKGKEINHLPYNIEPENITPIFTEMKGWKADLTGMTNYDELPIELKNYIEFIEKEVEVPIKVISVGPDRKQTITK